Proteins co-encoded in one Nonlabens agnitus genomic window:
- a CDS encoding glycoside hydrolase family 17 protein codes for MSFREEQFVKGNSKNFTETTGINVDCFNEESLKQLWRDTLNRGMHGICFSMYEDGQEPGDHITREQVERRIKILKPHVKWIRSFSCIEGNDYVSQIAHEQGLKTLVGAWLSDDLEKNEQEIEALIDLGKNGHIDIAAVGNEVLYRNDLTLQQLLDYMKRVKDALPDIPVGYVDAYYEFVVHPELVQNSDVILTNCYPFWEGTPIEYSLGHMNNMYHQVTSVCQGKPVIVTETGWPSRGESLKGAHPSEVNAMKYFIDTQRWSDENNIDVFYFSSFDESWKKGDEGEVGAYWGLWDKHENLKF; via the coding sequence ATGTCATTTAGAGAAGAACAATTCGTAAAAGGGAACAGCAAGAACTTTACGGAGACCACAGGAATCAATGTAGATTGTTTTAATGAAGAGAGTCTAAAACAGCTATGGCGTGATACGTTAAATCGAGGAATGCACGGGATTTGCTTTAGCATGTATGAAGATGGTCAAGAACCTGGAGATCATATCACCAGAGAACAGGTAGAACGACGCATAAAAATCCTAAAGCCACATGTCAAATGGATCAGATCGTTTTCTTGTATAGAAGGAAATGACTACGTATCACAGATTGCCCATGAACAAGGTTTGAAAACGCTCGTTGGTGCATGGCTTAGCGATGATTTAGAAAAGAACGAGCAAGAGATCGAGGCACTTATCGATTTAGGCAAAAATGGTCATATCGATATTGCAGCGGTAGGAAATGAGGTGTTATACCGCAACGACCTCACTTTGCAGCAACTGTTGGATTATATGAAAAGAGTAAAAGATGCGCTGCCAGATATTCCAGTAGGTTATGTGGACGCCTATTATGAGTTTGTAGTACATCCAGAATTGGTTCAAAACTCAGATGTCATACTGACCAACTGCTATCCGTTCTGGGAAGGTACTCCTATAGAATACTCTTTGGGACACATGAATAATATGTACCACCAGGTAACTTCTGTTTGTCAGGGAAAACCTGTTATCGTAACTGAAACAGGATGGCCCAGCCGAGGTGAAAGTCTAAAAGGAGCTCATCCGTCTGAGGTTAATGCGATGAAATATTTTATTGATACGCAACGCTGGTCTGACGAAAACAACATTGATGTATTTTATTTCTCATCATTTGATGAATCCTGGAAAAAAGGTGATGAAGGAGAAGTAGGTGCCTATTGGGGACTTTGGGATAAGCATGAGAACTTAAAGTTCTAG
- a CDS encoding T9SS type A sorting domain-containing protein, with the protein MFLQAQTNLVVNGDFESGSIAPWTGNAANLQTDNGNSFNFANVATAGQAFTVNLSQVLTIEQGATYTMTFDASSDRNRTMLAGIGQNAAPFNADVKSVSLTTANTSYSLTLLASNFGDANCRVIFDMGADVGVVVIDNVTLTKNEGTNEPAPAPEVAAPNPPARNSADYFSIFSDAYTNQPDVVFGAFDVGTQNIEEVSIQGNNTLKITTQPSDRQFLFTDWGTVVDNSEMTNFHMDYWIQTDFATGLVANPKLSNHDGNNGETSAIDLNNPVTTLGEWVSYDVALPAGAPRNALRQFVLTVVGAEPQARTIYLDNVYLYKQATASTENVDLSKIRVYPNPSSDVWNIVGNDVTIQSVDLYSTLGNKVSSQTVNGNSLSINNSALSNGIYFAKLNTSAGSTTIKLIKK; encoded by the coding sequence TTGTTTCTGCAAGCGCAAACCAATTTGGTTGTTAATGGAGATTTTGAATCTGGAAGTATTGCGCCATGGACAGGTAATGCCGCAAATCTTCAAACGGACAATGGTAACAGTTTTAACTTTGCAAATGTAGCTACGGCTGGTCAAGCATTTACTGTTAATTTAAGTCAGGTTCTAACGATTGAACAAGGAGCGACTTACACAATGACCTTTGATGCATCGTCAGATCGTAACCGAACCATGCTAGCTGGTATAGGACAAAATGCAGCACCTTTTAATGCTGATGTGAAGTCCGTAAGTTTAACTACCGCAAATACTAGTTATAGTTTAACTCTTTTGGCTTCAAATTTTGGTGATGCTAATTGTAGAGTGATTTTTGATATGGGTGCTGATGTAGGAGTCGTAGTAATTGATAATGTTACTCTGACAAAAAATGAGGGTACTAATGAACCTGCTCCAGCACCAGAGGTTGCTGCCCCAAATCCTCCAGCGAGAAATAGCGCAGATTATTTTTCTATTTTCAGTGATGCATATACAAATCAACCAGATGTAGTTTTTGGAGCTTTTGACGTGGGAACTCAAAATATTGAAGAGGTATCTATCCAGGGTAACAACACTTTAAAAATTACGACACAACCATCTGATAGACAATTTTTATTTACTGACTGGGGAACTGTTGTAGACAATTCAGAAATGACAAATTTTCACATGGATTATTGGATTCAAACCGACTTTGCCACCGGCTTAGTAGCAAATCCAAAGTTATCTAATCATGATGGGAACAATGGTGAAACATCTGCTATCGATCTAAATAATCCTGTTACAACTCTTGGCGAATGGGTTTCTTACGATGTAGCCCTTCCAGCCGGTGCTCCACGTAACGCGTTGCGTCAATTTGTATTGACAGTGGTAGGCGCAGAACCTCAGGCTCGCACCATTTATCTTGATAATGTTTATTTGTATAAGCAGGCAACGGCTAGTACAGAAAATGTGGACTTATCTAAAATTAGAGTATATCCTAATCCGTCTAGTGATGTTTGGAATATTGTAGGTAACGATGTAACTATTCAATCTGTAGATTTATACTCTACACTTGGTAACAAAGTGTCTAGCCAGACTGTGAATGGTAATTCTTTATCTATTAACAATTCTGCTTTATCCAATGGTATCTATTTTGCTAAGCTCAATACTTCCGCAGGAAGTACGACTATTAAGTTGATTAAGAAGTAG
- the bglX gene encoding beta-glucosidase BglX, which translates to MSFKHYLNRIVILILLVTIYSCHTSMNQSHTPKVEEEKNMPVNELDRKVDSVLNIMTLKEKIGQMNQYSGFRDFTGPVSKTSDAASKTQDIRDGLVGSMLNVRGVENVRAVQKIAVEETRLGIPLIFGFDVIHGYQTMAPIPLAEAASWDLEAIQNSSRLAAKEAAAAGLNWTFAPMVDISRDARWGRVMEGAGEDPYLGSRIATARVNGFQGNDLSDRFTIAACAKHFAAYGFSEAGREYNTVDIGNSTLYNVVLPPFKAAVDAGARTFMSSFNDLNGIPASANEFLFRDILKNQWGFEGFVVSDWASIKEMINHHYAPDDEAAARLSVNAGIDMDMESYVYMNHLEQLVEEGKVPVTIIDDAVKRILKVKFELGLFDDPYKYCDEVIEKQVINSEEMKAGALDMALKSIVLLKNENEMLPLKRGRKIAVLGDLAMDKNSVLGNWRIGAIENTAISLKEGFANYTENEVVFERGPVFVDQKAEFTQELVYNKTDTTGTAAALKAAENADAVIVMLGEHGLQSGEARSRTDLGLPGLQQEFLEQIHAVNPNIVLVLTNGRPLALPWPKKNIPAIVEAWQLGSQSGHAIAQVLHGDYNPSGKLPMTFPVDVGQVPIYYNHKNTGRPDGYNEGTVFYSHYQDAPNEPLWPFGFGLSYTTFEYDNVQVDHNYSQNQKVVVTARISNTGDLAGTEIVQLYIQDEFATTIRPVKELKGFEKVTLQPGESRQVSFELTSDQLGFFNNQGDWILENGAFKVWIGGSSQATLEARFTLEQ; encoded by the coding sequence ATGAGTTTCAAACATTATTTAAATAGAATAGTGATACTGATTTTATTGGTCACCATCTATTCTTGTCACACATCAATGAACCAAAGTCATACCCCAAAAGTAGAAGAAGAAAAAAATATGCCTGTGAACGAGTTAGACAGAAAAGTAGATTCTGTTTTGAATATAATGACCCTAAAGGAAAAAATAGGGCAAATGAATCAATACTCTGGATTTAGGGATTTTACTGGTCCGGTTTCTAAAACGAGCGATGCTGCAAGTAAAACGCAGGACATACGTGATGGGTTGGTGGGTTCCATGCTTAATGTGAGAGGCGTCGAGAATGTTAGAGCGGTTCAAAAAATAGCAGTGGAAGAAACACGTTTGGGTATTCCATTGATTTTTGGCTTTGATGTGATTCACGGTTACCAGACCATGGCGCCCATACCGCTGGCCGAGGCTGCCAGTTGGGACCTGGAGGCTATTCAGAATTCTTCACGACTGGCTGCCAAAGAAGCTGCCGCAGCAGGATTGAACTGGACATTTGCACCTATGGTGGACATTTCACGAGATGCCCGTTGGGGTCGTGTGATGGAAGGCGCAGGCGAGGATCCTTATCTAGGTAGTAGGATCGCTACAGCCCGAGTCAACGGATTTCAAGGGAACGATTTATCTGACCGATTTACCATCGCGGCCTGTGCAAAGCATTTTGCGGCTTACGGTTTTTCAGAAGCGGGACGTGAATACAACACAGTGGATATTGGGAACTCTACCTTGTACAATGTTGTGTTACCACCTTTCAAAGCGGCTGTGGATGCCGGTGCTCGCACATTTATGAGCAGCTTCAATGATTTGAACGGTATTCCAGCATCAGCTAACGAATTTTTGTTTAGGGATATTCTCAAAAATCAATGGGGTTTTGAAGGTTTTGTAGTTTCTGACTGGGCATCCATCAAAGAAATGATCAATCACCATTACGCTCCAGATGATGAGGCTGCTGCCAGACTTTCAGTCAATGCCGGTATAGATATGGATATGGAATCCTATGTATATATGAACCATTTGGAACAACTTGTCGAAGAAGGAAAAGTACCTGTAACAATCATTGACGATGCGGTGAAACGCATCCTAAAGGTCAAGTTTGAATTGGGCCTTTTTGATGATCCCTACAAATATTGCGATGAGGTTATTGAGAAGCAAGTGATCAATAGTGAAGAAATGAAAGCTGGTGCGCTCGACATGGCGCTAAAATCCATTGTTTTGTTGAAGAACGAGAATGAAATGCTACCCTTAAAACGCGGACGTAAAATTGCCGTGCTAGGAGATCTCGCGATGGATAAAAACAGCGTGCTGGGCAACTGGAGAATAGGAGCCATAGAAAACACGGCCATTAGCCTAAAAGAAGGCTTTGCCAATTATACGGAGAACGAAGTCGTTTTTGAACGCGGTCCCGTGTTTGTGGATCAAAAAGCAGAATTCACCCAAGAGTTGGTATACAATAAGACCGATACTACAGGTACCGCTGCCGCCCTAAAAGCTGCCGAGAATGCAGATGCGGTCATCGTCATGCTGGGAGAACACGGACTTCAAAGTGGTGAGGCGCGCAGTAGGACAGATCTAGGATTACCAGGTTTACAGCAGGAATTTTTGGAACAAATTCACGCGGTGAATCCCAATATCGTTTTAGTTCTTACTAATGGTCGCCCGTTGGCGCTGCCATGGCCAAAGAAAAACATTCCGGCTATCGTAGAGGCCTGGCAGTTGGGATCCCAAAGCGGTCACGCCATCGCACAGGTTTTGCACGGTGATTACAATCCGTCAGGTAAGTTGCCCATGACCTTTCCCGTTGATGTAGGACAGGTTCCTATTTACTACAACCATAAGAATACCGGTCGTCCCGACGGTTATAATGAGGGAACGGTTTTTTACTCGCATTATCAAGACGCTCCTAATGAACCCTTGTGGCCGTTTGGGTTTGGTCTTAGTTACACCACTTTTGAATACGATAATGTACAGGTAGATCATAACTACAGTCAAAATCAAAAAGTAGTCGTAACCGCAAGGATCTCTAACACAGGTGATCTTGCTGGAACTGAAATTGTCCAGCTATATATTCAGGATGAGTTTGCGACCACCATTAGGCCCGTCAAAGAGTTGAAGGGCTTTGAGAAAGTAACCCTGCAGCCAGGTGAATCAAGGCAAGTCTCTTTTGAATTGACCAGCGATCAATTAGGTTTTTTCAATAATCAAGGTGATTGGATACTGGAAAATGGCGCGTTTAAGGTCTGGATAGGTGGTTCTTCGCAAGCGACTTTAGAAGCCAGATTCACATTGGAACAATAG
- a CDS encoding FAD-binding oxidoreductase — translation MDGIIEQLKDLLPHARLFMGDSLKERYSHIWRMNESLKAMCLLLPESTEEVSKILKICHQHDQPVVVHGGLTNLVGGTESKGHEVVISLERMNAIEEIDESSRTATVQSGVILEHLHQSVEKKGLLFPLNFGARGSAQIGGIISSNAGGLRVLKYGMTRQLVLGIEAVMADGTIINSMKKIIKDNSGYDLKQLFIGSEGTLGIVSRAVLRLQEAPSSRNAAYLAVNDYESVVTLLKYFDQGLAGKLSGFELIWKNTYEQMTATSEAVRPPLQYDYEFYILVETLGSQPKTDQAEFQEMLENAIINEMALDAVMAQSPSDVDWFFRIREDVNNLTDFMTHDQHFDISMPVALIGSYIQSCYDRLEHIEGIEQIYAFGHVADGNIHFMIGKENQSDALRLKINDVIYGGLEAIGGSVSAEHGIGIDKKAYLKISRTAQEIQLMKTLKLAIDPKGILNPNRIFD, via the coding sequence ATGGATGGAATCATAGAACAACTTAAAGATCTTTTGCCTCATGCTCGGCTATTTATGGGCGATTCTTTAAAAGAACGCTATAGCCACATATGGCGCATGAATGAGTCGCTGAAAGCGATGTGCCTCTTGTTGCCAGAGTCCACTGAAGAAGTGAGCAAAATCCTGAAGATATGCCATCAACACGACCAACCTGTCGTTGTTCATGGTGGCTTGACAAATCTTGTAGGTGGCACAGAGTCTAAAGGACATGAGGTCGTCATATCGCTGGAACGCATGAACGCCATTGAAGAAATTGATGAAAGTAGTCGCACTGCAACGGTACAATCTGGAGTGATCCTAGAACATCTACATCAATCTGTTGAGAAAAAAGGACTGTTATTTCCGCTCAATTTTGGGGCACGAGGCAGTGCACAAATAGGTGGTATTATTTCTTCCAACGCTGGTGGTTTACGCGTTCTCAAATATGGTATGACCCGTCAATTGGTTTTAGGAATTGAAGCTGTCATGGCAGATGGCACCATCATCAATTCCATGAAAAAGATCATTAAGGATAACTCTGGTTATGATCTCAAACAGCTTTTTATAGGATCTGAAGGTACTTTAGGGATCGTTTCTCGAGCGGTATTGCGTCTGCAGGAAGCACCCAGCAGCAGAAACGCCGCGTACCTTGCCGTCAATGATTATGAATCTGTGGTCACATTACTTAAATATTTTGACCAAGGACTGGCTGGCAAACTAAGCGGTTTTGAGCTCATCTGGAAAAACACCTATGAGCAAATGACGGCAACCAGTGAAGCTGTGCGGCCGCCATTGCAATATGATTATGAGTTCTACATCTTAGTAGAAACACTAGGAAGCCAGCCCAAAACCGATCAAGCAGAATTTCAAGAAATGCTGGAGAATGCCATTATTAATGAAATGGCTCTGGACGCAGTGATGGCGCAATCGCCTAGCGATGTGGACTGGTTTTTTAGGATTAGAGAAGATGTCAATAATCTGACCGACTTTATGACCCATGATCAACATTTTGATATCAGCATGCCGGTAGCGCTTATAGGCAGCTACATCCAGTCCTGCTATGATCGACTAGAGCACATCGAGGGCATTGAACAGATTTATGCCTTTGGCCACGTGGCAGATGGAAATATCCATTTCATGATTGGGAAGGAAAACCAGAGTGATGCCTTGAGACTGAAAATCAATGATGTTATCTACGGCGGTCTTGAAGCCATAGGCGGATCTGTAAGTGCAGAGCATGGAATAGGAATTGACAAAAAAGCCTATCTCAAAATAAGTCGCACGGCTCAGGAAATTCAGCTAATGAAAACGTTGAAACTTGCCATAGATCCTAAAGGCATTCTCAATCCCAATCGTATTTTTGACTAG
- a CDS encoding SDR family oxidoreductase, whose translation MEKILVAGATGTTGNIVVNLLQESQYFEPIAMIRKEEQREQFESKNIKTVMADLEKDVAHAVEGMDKVIFAAGSGGKKVVEVDQEGAKKLIDASQKHNIKKFVMLSSRGADAPSNAEELQDYLWAKHNADEHLKKSNLNYAIVRPGTLNNNDATDHIVLTDKLEKKGEIPRADVAQVLSRVLHDDVANHSTFEILEGDTLIGKALEQKSES comes from the coding sequence ATGGAAAAAATATTAGTAGCAGGTGCAACAGGCACCACAGGAAATATAGTAGTAAATCTATTGCAGGAATCTCAATACTTTGAGCCTATTGCGATGATACGAAAAGAGGAACAAAGAGAGCAATTTGAGAGCAAGAACATCAAGACAGTCATGGCAGATCTAGAAAAGGATGTCGCACATGCCGTAGAAGGTATGGACAAAGTCATTTTTGCAGCTGGTTCTGGTGGTAAAAAAGTGGTGGAAGTAGATCAAGAAGGCGCCAAAAAATTGATCGACGCGTCTCAAAAACACAATATTAAAAAGTTTGTGATGCTCAGCTCGAGAGGTGCAGACGCTCCATCCAATGCAGAAGAGCTTCAAGATTATTTATGGGCAAAACACAATGCCGATGAGCATTTGAAAAAGTCCAATCTTAATTATGCCATCGTGCGACCAGGAACGTTGAACAACAATGACGCGACAGACCACATCGTTCTCACTGACAAATTAGAGAAAAAAGGAGAGATACCGCGTGCAGATGTAGCACAAGTCTTGAGTCGTGTATTGCACGATGATGTGGCAAACCATTCTACGTTCGAGATTTTAGAAGGCGATACCTTGATAGGTAAAGCACTGGAACAGAAATCTGAATCATAA
- a CDS encoding SRPBCC family protein, with protein MQNEYRITIDQPLEKLMELFLNQDNFKHWQRGLIGFENLTPQIGMKGSKRKLKIKTLVGTVTMTEEITKRDLPRQWEATYRTKGVVNYQSNRFRESEINTEHGTQVQTVWEATSIFKFTGMMRLVAAAKPELFEKQTFQFMQDFKDFAENGTSVSQL; from the coding sequence ATGCAAAACGAGTACCGTATCACAATCGACCAGCCATTGGAAAAACTCATGGAGTTATTTCTCAATCAAGACAACTTCAAGCACTGGCAACGCGGACTCATAGGTTTTGAAAACTTGACGCCCCAAATAGGCATGAAAGGCAGCAAACGTAAACTCAAGATTAAAACGCTTGTGGGAACGGTTACCATGACCGAAGAAATCACGAAACGAGATTTGCCTCGCCAGTGGGAAGCCACCTATCGCACAAAAGGAGTCGTGAATTATCAGAGTAATCGCTTTCGCGAAAGCGAAATAAATACAGAGCACGGCACCCAAGTTCAAACCGTCTGGGAAGCTACCAGTATTTTTAAATTCACCGGAATGATGCGGCTGGTAGCCGCTGCAAAACCAGAGCTTTTTGAAAAGCAAACGTTCCAATTCATGCAGGATTTCAAGGATTTTGCCGAAAACGGCACCTCTGTCAGTCAGCTATAA
- a CDS encoding peptidylprolyl isomerase, producing the protein MNRFKNLLFLVTVCFSVFCVAQDLKDQTLLTIDGNDYDAGTFMRVYLKNLDIVQDESQKDLNNYLQLYIDYRLKLLQAKEMGLQNNESYKTELQSYRDGLAESYLTDNEVTEALVEEAYERMNSEVNASHILIKVDRSAAPADTLVAYNRIKELKDRVENGEDFATVARNHSEGPSAKESGELGWFGPFKMVFEFETAAYETETGKVSDIFRTDFGYHILKVNDRRATPDDVVVAHIMTYDKRQDTTITAKQRIDEIYSQLESGRDFSAMATEFSEDINSARNGGKLPRFGTGGLNAPEFEQAAFDLTEIGSYSEPVKTRFGWHIIKLLERFPVPSFEDAESGLRDQIKKSARSRKITESFTNKLLAKYDVKLPRINSYKKRFPAVTDSLMQGSWNMEIGTGASASLFEIEDKEYSQNDFYQFVQEKQVKDYRKFGSLEEKLKMYFKDFVNQSVIDYYDDHLERDNEDFAFIYGEYKEGLLLFELMEKKIWEAAKVDSLGQQAYYEKNKEKYQWKRRLDIDLTQNTTEEAAVKVKQLLENGTALDQIKEQINEKGNTKVMVSSGVVEEGYSRLPQNFEVKEGVSRVYDKEDSGFYKVVNVKEVLEPTAKTFEEARGAVINDYQQQLENEWMKSLREGRDIKIHDKVLKKVKKEIEEKTRA; encoded by the coding sequence ATGAATCGATTTAAGAATTTATTGTTTTTAGTAACTGTTTGTTTTTCAGTTTTTTGTGTTGCTCAGGATTTGAAGGATCAAACCTTGTTGACCATTGATGGGAACGATTATGACGCTGGAACGTTTATGCGGGTTTATCTTAAAAACCTCGATATCGTTCAAGATGAATCCCAAAAGGACCTGAACAATTACCTACAGCTGTACATAGATTACCGTCTTAAACTGTTGCAAGCCAAAGAAATGGGTTTGCAAAACAACGAGTCTTACAAAACAGAATTACAATCCTACCGCGACGGTCTCGCCGAATCATATCTGACTGATAACGAAGTCACTGAAGCTTTGGTGGAAGAGGCCTATGAGCGCATGAATAGCGAGGTCAATGCGAGCCACATTTTGATCAAAGTAGATCGCAGTGCGGCACCGGCAGATACACTCGTAGCCTACAACAGGATCAAAGAGCTCAAAGATCGAGTGGAAAATGGTGAGGATTTTGCCACCGTGGCTAGAAATCACAGTGAAGGACCTAGTGCCAAGGAAAGTGGTGAGTTGGGATGGTTTGGACCCTTTAAAATGGTCTTTGAGTTTGAAACTGCGGCTTATGAGACTGAGACCGGCAAGGTATCCGATATTTTTAGAACCGATTTTGGATATCATATCCTAAAAGTAAATGATAGAAGGGCTACACCAGATGATGTGGTCGTGGCGCATATCATGACCTATGACAAACGCCAGGATACTACAATAACTGCAAAACAGCGCATCGATGAGATTTATTCACAATTGGAATCTGGACGAGATTTCAGTGCGATGGCGACAGAGTTTTCTGAGGATATCAATTCTGCTAGAAATGGCGGCAAGCTTCCCAGGTTTGGAACTGGTGGACTTAATGCTCCAGAATTTGAACAAGCCGCCTTTGACTTAACCGAAATAGGAAGCTATTCTGAGCCGGTGAAGACAAGATTTGGTTGGCACATCATCAAGTTATTGGAAAGATTCCCAGTACCATCTTTTGAAGACGCTGAATCTGGTTTGAGAGACCAAATCAAAAAATCTGCACGATCCAGAAAAATAACTGAGTCGTTCACCAATAAACTTTTAGCAAAATACGACGTCAAACTACCGAGGATCAATTCGTATAAGAAAAGATTTCCTGCGGTAACAGATTCTCTCATGCAAGGTAGTTGGAACATGGAAATAGGCACTGGAGCGTCGGCTAGCTTATTTGAGATTGAAGATAAAGAGTATTCGCAAAACGATTTTTACCAGTTTGTTCAAGAGAAACAGGTCAAGGATTACAGGAAGTTTGGAAGTCTTGAAGAAAAATTGAAGATGTATTTTAAGGATTTCGTCAACCAATCAGTTATTGATTATTATGACGACCACCTGGAAAGAGACAATGAAGATTTTGCATTCATCTATGGAGAATACAAAGAAGGATTGTTGTTGTTTGAATTGATGGAGAAGAAAATTTGGGAAGCTGCCAAAGTAGATTCTCTAGGGCAACAGGCCTATTATGAAAAGAACAAGGAAAAGTACCAATGGAAACGTAGACTAGACATTGATCTCACTCAAAACACAACGGAAGAAGCCGCTGTCAAGGTGAAGCAATTGTTGGAAAATGGAACGGCTCTTGATCAAATCAAAGAGCAAATCAATGAAAAAGGAAACACAAAGGTGATGGTGTCCAGCGGTGTGGTAGAAGAAGGCTATTCTAGATTACCCCAAAATTTTGAGGTGAAAGAAGGCGTTTCCAGAGTTTATGATAAAGAAGATAGTGGGTTTTACAAGGTGGTCAACGTCAAGGAAGTTTTAGAACCTACCGCAAAGACTTTTGAAGAAGCTCGTGGCGCGGTCATCAACGATTACCAACAGCAATTGGAGAACGAGTGGATGAAATCTTTAAGAGAAGGTCGCGACATTAAGATCCACGATAAGGTGCTCAAAAAAGTCAAAAAGGAAATAGAAGAGAAAACGCGTGCGTAG
- a CDS encoding peptidylprolyl isomerase, with amino-acid sequence MMQFKAIDLKSIRSWVSVLVVFAFAKAATAQTSTTSNVQQDEAIKQEVLAALNDTVKPTKIRRKIDGVSGVIGDYVLLDSDIDKQLKEARRSTGASDITKCDVMQSLMGQKLYAHHAIQDSITVSDREIASATDNRIDFLRSQMNGASDEEMAAFFRKDSFQQLRDELDVLNREELLASRMQERLTEDVQITPEEVRQFFYSIPEDKRPFINSEVEIARIVVNSKPSEEAIQETIDKLNQYRDDVLNNGANFAAKATLYSEDIGTERQGGVLSMRRSDPYAKEFKEAAFSLEEGEISEPFETSFGWHILYVEKIRGQVRDVRHILLYPYISRAQESKARAKLDAMRDKIVQGDTTFADAARAISDEKETAEKGGQFVNPITGENLLDLAKIAPRYISSSIVSSVQFLQEGDVSGIIEEKDPRGTGSTSFTIVNLIRKVKDHEADYSSDYGKIKDLALRDKQVRKIEKWREEKIKDTYIKIGDDFDDCELLQEWNK; translated from the coding sequence ATGATGCAATTCAAAGCAATAGACTTAAAATCAATCCGTAGCTGGGTTAGTGTTTTGGTAGTGTTCGCTTTCGCGAAAGCGGCAACAGCACAAACATCTACAACATCTAACGTTCAACAGGATGAAGCCATCAAGCAAGAAGTGCTTGCTGCGTTGAATGATACCGTCAAGCCTACCAAAATACGTCGTAAGATCGATGGAGTATCTGGCGTTATAGGTGATTATGTGTTGCTGGATAGCGATATCGACAAGCAATTGAAAGAAGCACGAAGAAGCACTGGAGCTTCTGACATTACAAAATGTGACGTGATGCAGTCCCTAATGGGACAAAAGCTTTATGCTCACCATGCCATACAGGATAGTATCACGGTTTCTGACAGAGAGATTGCCAGTGCCACAGACAATCGTATAGATTTTTTACGTAGTCAAATGAATGGAGCCAGCGATGAAGAAATGGCAGCATTCTTTAGAAAGGATAGTTTCCAACAACTGCGAGACGAGTTGGATGTGCTTAATAGAGAAGAACTACTCGCCAGCCGTATGCAGGAAAGACTTACTGAAGATGTACAAATCACTCCAGAAGAGGTGCGTCAGTTCTTCTATTCCATCCCAGAAGATAAAAGGCCCTTCATCAATTCAGAAGTGGAGATTGCACGTATCGTTGTGAATTCAAAACCTAGCGAAGAAGCTATTCAAGAAACCATCGATAAGCTCAATCAGTATAGAGACGATGTATTGAATAATGGTGCCAATTTTGCCGCCAAAGCAACCTTGTATTCTGAGGATATAGGTACAGAGCGTCAAGGTGGCGTACTGTCCATGCGACGTTCAGACCCATACGCAAAGGAGTTTAAGGAAGCGGCATTTTCCTTGGAAGAAGGTGAGATCAGCGAGCCGTTTGAAACGTCCTTCGGGTGGCACATTTTGTACGTAGAAAAAATACGCGGTCAAGTAAGAGACGTGCGACACATTCTCTTGTATCCATACATTAGTCGAGCGCAAGAGTCTAAAGCTCGCGCTAAGCTTGATGCCATGCGTGATAAGATCGTTCAAGGTGACACCACTTTTGCAGATGCTGCAAGAGCCATAAGCGATGAAAAGGAAACTGCAGAAAAAGGAGGTCAGTTTGTGAATCCTATTACTGGTGAAAATTTGCTGGACCTGGCAAAAATTGCTCCTAGATACATATCGTCCAGTATCGTTTCTTCCGTACAGTTTTTACAGGAAGGTGATGTTAGTGGGATTATTGAAGAAAAGGATCCAAGAGGTACAGGATCTACTTCTTTTACTATCGTGAACCTGATTAGAAAAGTAAAAGACCACGAGGCAGATTATTCCTCAGATTATGGTAAGATCAAGGATCTTGCTCTTAGAGATAAGCAAGTGCGCAAGATTGAAAAATGGCGCGAGGAAAAAATCAAGGATACCTACATCAAGATAGGTGATGACTTTGATGATTGTGAGTTGCTTCAAGAATGGAATAAATAG